Genomic window (Juglans microcarpa x Juglans regia isolate MS1-56 chromosome 2S, Jm3101_v1.0, whole genome shotgun sequence):
gatttaaatttttaaatttattttttttaatcaaattatatacataaacaGTGTGTTGTAAGAACTTTAgaataacaaaactcattttttattcaatttttacgAAAATAAGGAGTTTTCATATTATACATATACCGCACTCTGATTTCAGGTTTGTAAAAGGTTTTCACATAAAATTGTAAATCATTCTAATCGGTAAAATAGACCCCTCTATCTGAAGTGGCATTGCCTATTAGGCTATTAgctgtttttttataaaaaaaaaaatagagaaagaaatgatagttacagtcgtgagtacGCAAACGTCATGcagtaattttgaaaaaaataaataaatacggactcacatgaaaagaaattaattttttaatagtgaatctcattctttttcaaggTGACTGCACAGTACTTGAACACTTTACGACTGCATAtagcattactaaaaaaaaatagcagatGATCCacaagaatgataaaaatgttaaattaccCGAATTTACATTGACTACGCATAAGTTTTAATGCAATTAGATTTCCGTGCAATTTTTATCtctttgaattataaaaaaatggagacCTTTCGAATAagtgatataattatatttaaaaaaaattaaaattacaataatatttttttaaaatatttttttttattctcatttattaataagactatacacataatttttcactccaaattataaatagaatttctcgttatcataatatattataatattattatatcatattatttattaagaaaagaTGATTACATATTTAGAGATTTTTAATtagttacgtttggatgttgaaataaattgaattgagttgagtttagataataaaatattattaaaatattattttttaatattattattattttaaaatttaaaaaaattaaattatttattatattttatattaaaatttgaaaaaattataataaaaagttaaatagaaTTGAATTCAGTTACTCATCCAAGCGAAGTAACGTTTCTATGATAACAGGAGAACTCAAGTGGCCTGATTGATACAGAAACACTCCGTTAGTGGTCAGTGTGAGAGATCCATTGCTGACCTTACAAGTGTGCGGCCgccgaaaagaaaaaagcacAAATCTGAAAAATTCCGTATATATTTTGGATCTGACTCAGCAATTGGCATCTTAGTTCTCGATTCTCGGCATCTCCGTCAGATCCCCACCCACTACATCTCCCATCCAGGTTGCTATTTATGTCTCAAACTCCCCCGTAAAATCCTTACCAGACCAGACCTAGCTAAGGCCTCCTCGTATTCCTTCTTCTATTCCCCCACGCACACCCACACAACCAAGAACCAAAGTCCCAGAGGACTCTTTTAAGGTTTTCCTTCGACATGAACGTGTTGGAGTCTCCTCTTGAAGCGCTCGCTCTTAACTATCTGAGCCTTGGCTTCCTAACCGCCGTTAATAATCTATGGACGTGGGTCGCCGTCCTAACCGCCGCCTTTAGCTTCTGGAAGATCAGAACCTCCGGCGGTGTCATTGCGTCAGCAGTTTGCCTGAGATCCGGCCGCTCTAAACAGTCCCATGGAAATGATCGAAGCCCGACTCGGCCCGCGCAGGCTCCCGAGACATCGGTCGCCAAAGTCTCGTCTGACGAGCCACCAGCTCCAGCTCCGGCCACCGGAATACCGGCCGGAGAAGTTGGACTTGACGAGGTGACCAAGGGCACGAAGTTTGTTGCAGTGTACGGTGAGGATGCTGATCAGAAAGGCAACGCCGAGCTGGCGGCGGAGAATGATGAGTACTACCACTGGGAGGAGAGGGGTGGGGATGAGTGCCACGGTATTGGAAAGTGGTGGGAGAGTTGGGAGAGAGAGCTGAGGACGAGAACGGGAGAGAAGGGCTGGTACAGGTATCAGGACTTGAGGGTGCTAAACGGCAACGTCGTTAGATTATGGGAGAATACTACTTCATGTACAAGAGATCTAAGGTACTATAGCTCGAGCTGTATTGCGTGGTAATTGGGTTTAGACTTTTTAGAGGATTAGGCTTTGGTTTTCTGCAAGaaaagtttttatgaaattatatatacattatgtACTTGTTGGTGTCCATTGCAAAACCATCATTCCAAccatattttatgtatatttcaGGGTTGTGCTCTTTTCCATTTGAAGCTCTCTACTTCTGATCAAAATAGTCTCTGTTTGGTGACAATAGTTACTGTTTCGCCACAATTATTATAAGCGGGCCATAATAGCAGCAACTGCTACTGGAACAAGCTATTTCATCATTCATAAAAGAGCTTCAACTGGAAACATCAATTCTGTTAATAACTTAATTTGCACGACAAACGGAAAGGAGTAAAA
Coding sequences:
- the LOC121253618 gene encoding uncharacterized protein LOC121253618, which produces MNVLESPLEALALNYLSLGFLTAVNNLWTWVAVLTAAFSFWKIRTSGGVIASAVCLRSGRSKQSHGNDRSPTRPAQAPETSVAKVSSDEPPAPAPATGIPAGEVGLDEVTKGTKFVAVYGEDADQKGNAELAAENDEYYHWEERGGDECHGIGKWWESWERELRTRTGEKGWYRYQDLRVLNGNVVRLWENTTSCTRDLRYYSSSCIAW